The Streptomyces sp. DH-12 genome has a window encoding:
- a CDS encoding cupin domain-containing protein produces the protein MSENAANASARPVLVRADSAETLRDGAASLITLLADSDGTQGALTANRATLRKGSPGAPAHFHTRATEMFFVLGGSLRVLLGDRIVTLGAGDFVTVPPRLPHAFAPARDEEADVLVAFTPGMDRFDYYRLLERVHQGEATVEDIRASSERYDNHYCASPLWQAEVAGV, from the coding sequence GTGTCCGAGAACGCCGCGAACGCGTCCGCCCGTCCCGTCCTCGTCCGCGCCGACTCCGCCGAGACGCTGCGGGACGGGGCCGCCAGCCTCATCACCCTGCTCGCCGACTCCGACGGGACCCAGGGAGCGCTGACGGCCAACCGGGCCACCCTGCGCAAGGGCTCTCCCGGCGCGCCCGCCCACTTCCACACCAGGGCGACCGAGATGTTCTTCGTGCTCGGCGGCAGCCTGCGCGTGCTGCTGGGCGACCGGATCGTCACCCTGGGGGCGGGCGACTTCGTGACGGTGCCGCCGCGGCTGCCGCACGCCTTCGCCCCGGCCCGGGACGAGGAGGCCGACGTGCTGGTCGCCTTCACCCCCGGCATGGACCGCTTCGACTACTACCGTCTGCTGGAGCGCGTCCACCAGGGCGAGGCCACCGTCGAGGACATCAGGGCCAGTTCCGAGCGGTACGACAACCACTACTGCGCCAGCCCCCTCTGGCAGGCGGAGGTGGCCGGGGTCTGA
- a CDS encoding alpha/beta hydrolase yields the protein MSRPAPVTTGRYAPPVPVRELTAVSADGAPLHVEVHGPEGAPAVVLAHGWTCSTAFWAAQIRELAADHRVIAYDQRGHGRTPASPACSTEALADDLEAVLTATLAPGERAVVAGHSMGGMTVMAAAGRPAFREHAAAVLLCSTGSGRLVAESTVLPLRPGRSRTWMTARILGTRAPLGPVTPLARRILKYGTMGPASAPDMVEACARVVHACPRTVRHAWSHVLAGLDLDDAVREVRVPAEIVVGAADRLTPPVHARALAAALPDCRGVTELPGVGHMTPVEAPDLVTTRIRDLVAAHVSAQQPAVPVEESA from the coding sequence ATGAGCCGCCCCGCCCCCGTCACCACCGGGCGTTACGCACCGCCCGTCCCGGTGCGCGAGCTGACCGCCGTCTCCGCCGACGGCGCCCCGCTCCACGTCGAGGTGCACGGCCCCGAGGGCGCGCCCGCCGTCGTCCTCGCGCACGGCTGGACCTGCTCGACCGCGTTCTGGGCCGCGCAGATCCGCGAACTCGCCGCGGACCACCGGGTGATCGCCTACGACCAGCGCGGTCACGGACGCACCCCGGCGAGCCCCGCGTGCAGCACGGAGGCGCTCGCCGACGACCTCGAGGCCGTGCTCACCGCCACCCTCGCCCCCGGCGAACGGGCCGTGGTCGCCGGGCACTCCATGGGCGGCATGACGGTGATGGCCGCCGCCGGCCGGCCCGCGTTCCGTGAGCACGCCGCCGCCGTCCTGCTGTGCAGCACCGGCAGCGGGCGGCTGGTCGCCGAGTCGACCGTGCTGCCGCTGCGGCCGGGCCGGTCGCGGACCTGGATGACCGCGCGCATCCTCGGCACCCGCGCCCCGCTGGGCCCGGTCACGCCGCTCGCCCGGCGCATCCTCAAGTACGGCACCATGGGCCCCGCTTCGGCGCCGGACATGGTGGAGGCCTGCGCCCGCGTCGTGCACGCCTGCCCGCGCACCGTGCGCCACGCCTGGTCGCACGTGCTCGCCGGCCTCGATCTCGACGACGCCGTGCGCGAGGTGAGGGTGCCGGCGGAGATCGTCGTCGGCGCCGCCGACCGGCTCACCCCGCCCGTGCACGCCCGCGCGCTCGCCGCCGCGCTGCCCGACTGCCGCGGCGTCACCGAACTGCCCGGCGTCGGCCACATGACGCCCGTCGAGGCGCCCGACCTGGTCACCACGCGGATCCGGGACCTCGTCGCCGCCCACGTGAGTGCCCAACAGCCCGCCGTACCCGTCGAGGAGAGCGCATGA
- a CDS encoding PLP-dependent aminotransferase family protein, with product MTDSWVNHAGRAGSDLHLDLDPAGGGSRRAVLGRALREAIREGRLAPGARLPPYRSLAADLGLARNTVAETYAELVAEGWLVARQGSGTRVAPGARPAAPPRVPEPVPASPEPPVHDLRQGLPDVASFPRTAWLASARRALNAAPHEAFGPGDPRGRPELRRALAGYLSRVRGVRARPGTIVVCSGVAHALRLLFDGKVVRGPLAVESYGLPFHRSLLAAARVRTVPLTLDEHGARTEELSTLKGVRAALLTPAHQFPTGGALHPERRAAAVDWARTAGGVLLEDDYDGEFRYDREPVGAVQGLDPQHVVYLGSLSKSLSPALRLGWMVLPEHLVEPVLRVKGEREAWAGVTDQLTLADFIESGHYDRHIRRTRQRYRDRRDRLVALLARRTPHIAPTGIAAGLHAVLNLPPGTERSVAEAAARQRVAVDSLAGFRHPAATMPARDGLVVGYAAPPDHGLKAAFDALCGILPPPPDGR from the coding sequence GTGACGGATTCATGGGTCAATCACGCCGGGCGCGCCGGCAGCGACCTCCATCTGGACCTGGACCCGGCCGGAGGCGGCAGCCGCCGCGCCGTGCTCGGCCGTGCGCTGCGTGAGGCGATCAGGGAGGGACGGCTCGCACCGGGCGCCCGGCTCCCTCCCTACCGGTCGCTCGCCGCCGACCTCGGACTGGCCCGCAACACCGTCGCCGAGACCTACGCCGAACTCGTCGCCGAGGGCTGGCTGGTCGCCCGTCAGGGGTCGGGGACCCGGGTGGCGCCCGGAGCGAGGCCGGCCGCTCCCCCGCGCGTTCCCGAACCCGTGCCGGCCTCCCCGGAACCACCCGTCCACGACCTGCGGCAGGGACTGCCCGACGTCGCCTCCTTCCCCCGTACGGCCTGGCTGGCCTCCGCCCGGCGGGCGCTGAACGCCGCGCCCCACGAGGCGTTCGGGCCCGGTGATCCCCGCGGACGGCCGGAACTGCGGCGCGCCCTCGCCGGATACCTGTCCCGTGTGCGCGGCGTCCGCGCGCGCCCCGGGACGATCGTCGTGTGCTCCGGCGTCGCGCACGCCCTGCGCCTGCTCTTCGACGGCAAGGTGGTGCGCGGCCCCCTGGCCGTGGAGTCCTACGGGCTGCCGTTCCACCGGTCGCTCCTGGCGGCGGCACGGGTCCGGACCGTTCCACTGACGCTCGACGAACACGGCGCGCGCACCGAGGAGTTGTCCACACTGAAGGGTGTGCGGGCGGCCCTGCTCACCCCCGCCCACCAGTTCCCCACCGGGGGAGCGCTCCACCCCGAGCGGCGGGCCGCCGCGGTGGACTGGGCGCGCACGGCCGGGGGCGTGCTGCTGGAGGACGACTACGACGGGGAGTTCCGTTACGACCGGGAGCCGGTGGGCGCCGTCCAGGGACTCGACCCGCAGCACGTCGTGTACCTGGGCTCGCTCAGCAAGAGCCTCTCCCCCGCGCTGAGACTGGGCTGGATGGTGCTGCCGGAGCACCTGGTGGAGCCCGTGCTGCGCGTCAAGGGGGAGCGCGAGGCGTGGGCGGGGGTCACCGACCAGCTGACCCTCGCCGATTTCATCGAGTCGGGCCACTACGACCGTCACATCCGCCGGACCCGGCAGCGTTACCGGGACCGGAGGGACCGTCTGGTCGCGCTCCTCGCCCGCCGGACACCGCACATCGCGCCCACGGGCATCGCCGCGGGCCTGCACGCGGTGCTGAACCTGCCGCCCGGCACCGAGCGGTCCGTGGCCGAGGCCGCGGCCCGGCAGCGCGTCGCGGTGGACTCACTCGCCGGTTTCCGGCACCCGGCCGCCACCATGCCCGCCCGCGACGGCCTGGTCGTCGGCTACGCCGCGCCCCCCGACCACGGTCTCAAAGCGGCGTTCGACGCCCTCTGCGGCATCTTGCCTCCCCCGCCGGACGGGAGGTGA
- a CDS encoding S41 family peptidase, whose translation MTYLRLPHLKDDLLCFVAEDDLWLAPLDGPGRAWRLTADRTKLGHPRFSPDGRHLAYTSWRTLDPEVHLVPVDGGPGRRLTYWGSSDTRVCGWAPPDEQGHAAILAVTSHGEPFSYFTWAYKLGLDGSPGRKLPWGPVSDIQVADLAGERRSLLLTGAPPHEPASWKRYRGGATGRLWLHGHRLLEGIDGHLHSPVFAGGRIAFLSDHEGIGNLYSCAYDGTDLRRHTDHDAFYARHASTDGTRIVYQCAGDLWIVDDLSPGSKPRRLDVRLSGPRSGRRPYQVPAAQHLDGLSVDETGRASAVVVRGSLYWLTHRDGPARTLTDTPGVRVRLPEMLGAGGQVAYVTDAEGEDAVEIASLPRATGHRAHRRLAAGKLGRVLEMAVDPEGQRLAVAAHDGRLLLVDTDGATDGTAQEVTELIHSGNGPVRDLAFSPDGAWLAWSHPVIGRSLRQIKLARIKDRLILDVTGGRFEDENPVFTRDGRYLAFLSWRGFDPVYDVHTGDLSFPLGCRPYLVPLSSATPSPFALNPEGRPAAGGLDPVEQEETEEGGTVTVEAEGLESRVTPFPVAASKYSGLYPVAGCGLVWLRWPISGALGETFANPDDTSGRPTLEYFDIPRAKKSDLVTHLDFFAVSGDGTRLVVADEGELRAVPATEPGDGDSTVWIDLRRIKHEADPAAEWRQAYAEAGRLIRAYFWDPGMCGIDWDGVLEQYRPLVERVASPDEFADLLREVLGELGTSHAYVTAARRNEGPPHYQRRQGLLGADLVPREAGWTVKRILPGESSDSRARSPLAGAGIREGAVLTHVDGRPVDPVAGPYPLLAAAGGTTVELTFRPPVTHRPSEEGPSGPSAPGDGPPRRVAVVPLADETPLRYQNWVAKRRAVVRELSGGRCGYLHIPDTGGSGWAQFNRDVRMEMSRPALIVDVRGNAGGHISELVVEKLTRTIIGWDLTRDAQPVSYASNAPRGPVVALADEATSSDGDMITAAFKLLKLGPVVGQRTWGGVVGMTGRHRLGDGTVITVPMNAAWFDAYGWSVENRGVDPDLEALRTPLDWAEGRHAVLDDAVRLALEALEAGPPASPPGYGDVPDRSRPALPPRSG comes from the coding sequence GTGACTTATCTGCGTCTGCCGCACCTCAAGGACGACCTGCTGTGCTTCGTGGCGGAGGACGACCTCTGGCTCGCCCCGCTGGACGGGCCGGGCCGCGCCTGGCGGCTCACCGCCGACCGCACCAAGCTCGGCCACCCCCGCTTCTCCCCCGACGGCCGCCACCTCGCGTACACGAGCTGGCGCACCCTGGACCCCGAGGTGCACCTGGTGCCGGTGGACGGCGGACCCGGCCGGCGGCTGACGTACTGGGGCAGCTCCGACACCCGGGTCTGCGGCTGGGCCCCGCCCGACGAGCAGGGGCACGCCGCGATCCTCGCCGTCACCTCGCACGGCGAGCCCTTCTCCTACTTCACCTGGGCCTACAAGCTGGGCCTCGACGGCAGCCCCGGACGCAAGCTGCCCTGGGGCCCGGTCTCCGACATCCAGGTCGCCGACCTCGCGGGCGAGCGCAGGTCGCTGCTGCTCACCGGCGCCCCGCCGCACGAACCGGCGTCCTGGAAGCGCTACCGGGGCGGCGCCACCGGCCGGCTGTGGCTGCACGGGCACCGCCTGCTGGAGGGGATCGACGGCCACCTCCACTCCCCCGTGTTCGCCGGCGGCCGGATCGCCTTCCTCTCCGACCACGAGGGCATCGGCAACCTCTACTCCTGCGCGTACGACGGCACCGACCTGCGCCGCCACACCGACCACGACGCCTTCTACGCCCGGCACGCGTCCACCGACGGCACCCGGATCGTCTACCAGTGCGCCGGCGACCTGTGGATCGTGGACGACCTGTCCCCCGGATCGAAGCCGCGCCGGCTCGACGTGCGGCTGAGCGGTCCGCGCTCCGGCCGGCGCCCGTACCAGGTGCCCGCCGCCCAGCACCTGGACGGCCTGTCCGTCGACGAGACCGGCCGCGCGAGCGCCGTCGTCGTGCGCGGCAGCCTGTACTGGCTCACCCACCGCGACGGCCCCGCCCGCACCCTGACCGACACCCCGGGCGTACGGGTGCGGCTGCCGGAGATGCTCGGCGCGGGCGGCCAGGTCGCCTACGTCACGGACGCCGAGGGCGAGGACGCCGTGGAGATCGCCTCGCTGCCCCGGGCGACCGGCCACCGCGCGCACCGGAGGCTGGCCGCCGGGAAACTGGGCCGGGTGCTGGAGATGGCCGTCGACCCCGAGGGGCAGCGGCTCGCGGTCGCCGCGCACGACGGGCGGCTGCTGCTGGTGGACACCGACGGGGCGACGGACGGGACCGCGCAGGAGGTCACCGAGCTGATCCACTCCGGCAACGGCCCGGTGCGCGACCTCGCCTTCTCCCCCGACGGGGCCTGGCTGGCCTGGTCCCACCCGGTGATCGGGCGGTCGCTGCGGCAGATCAAACTCGCCCGGATCAAGGACCGGCTGATCCTCGACGTCACAGGCGGCCGCTTCGAGGACGAGAACCCGGTCTTCACCCGCGACGGCCGCTATCTGGCGTTCCTGTCCTGGCGCGGCTTCGACCCGGTGTACGACGTGCACACCGGCGACCTGTCCTTCCCGCTGGGCTGCCGCCCGTACCTGGTGCCGCTGTCCTCGGCGACGCCCTCGCCGTTCGCGCTGAACCCCGAGGGCCGTCCCGCCGCCGGGGGCCTGGACCCGGTGGAGCAGGAGGAGACCGAGGAGGGCGGCACGGTCACCGTGGAGGCGGAGGGCCTGGAGAGCAGGGTGACGCCCTTCCCGGTGGCCGCCTCCAAGTACTCGGGGCTGTACCCGGTCGCGGGCTGCGGGCTGGTGTGGCTGCGCTGGCCGATCTCGGGTGCGCTCGGCGAGACGTTCGCCAACCCCGACGACACCAGCGGCCGGCCCACCCTGGAGTACTTCGACATCCCCAGGGCCAAGAAGTCCGACCTCGTCACCCACCTCGACTTCTTCGCGGTGAGCGGCGACGGCACCCGGCTGGTCGTGGCCGACGAGGGCGAGCTGCGCGCGGTGCCCGCCACCGAGCCGGGCGACGGCGACTCCACCGTGTGGATCGACCTGCGCCGCATCAAGCACGAGGCCGACCCGGCGGCCGAATGGCGCCAGGCGTACGCGGAGGCGGGGCGGCTGATCCGCGCCTACTTCTGGGACCCGGGCATGTGCGGCATCGACTGGGACGGCGTGCTGGAGCAGTACCGTCCGCTGGTCGAACGGGTCGCCTCCCCCGACGAGTTCGCCGACCTGCTGCGCGAGGTCCTCGGCGAACTGGGCACCTCGCACGCCTACGTCACCGCCGCCCGCCGCAACGAGGGGCCCCCGCACTACCAGCGCCGCCAGGGACTGCTCGGCGCCGACCTGGTGCCGCGCGAGGCGGGTTGGACGGTGAAGCGGATCCTGCCCGGCGAATCCTCCGACTCCCGCGCCCGCTCCCCGCTGGCCGGCGCCGGCATCCGCGAGGGCGCGGTCCTCACCCATGTCGACGGCCGCCCGGTGGACCCGGTCGCCGGCCCCTACCCGCTGCTCGCCGCCGCGGGCGGCACGACCGTGGAGCTGACCTTCCGCCCGCCCGTCACCCACCGCCCTTCCGAGGAAGGCCCTTCGGGCCCCTCCGCTCCGGGCGACGGCCCGCCCCGGCGGGTGGCGGTCGTCCCGCTGGCCGACGAGACGCCCCTGCGCTACCAGAACTGGGTCGCCAAACGACGCGCCGTCGTGCGGGAGCTGAGCGGCGGGCGCTGCGGGTATCTGCACATCCCCGACACGGGCGGCTCCGGCTGGGCGCAGTTCAACCGGGACGTGCGCATGGAGATGTCCCGGCCCGCGCTCATCGTGGACGTGCGCGGCAACGCGGGCGGGCACATCAGCGAACTCGTGGTGGAGAAGCTGACCCGCACCATCATCGGCTGGGACCTCACCCGCGACGCCCAGCCCGTGTCGTACGCCTCCAACGCGCCGCGCGGACCGGTCGTCGCGCTGGCGGACGAGGCGACCAGCTCCGACGGCGACATGATCACCGCCGCGTTCAAACTGCTGAAGCTGGGGCCCGTGGTGGGGCAGCGCACCTGGGGCGGCGTGGTCGGCATGACCGGCCGGCACCGGCTCGGCGACGGCACGGTGATCACGGTGCCGATGAACGCGGCCTGGTTCGACGCGTACGGCTGGTCCGTGGAGAACCGGGGCGTCGACCCCGACCTGGAGGCGCTGCGCACCCCGCTGGACTGGGCCGAGGGCCGGCACGCGGTCCTGGACGACGCCGTACGGCTCGCCCTGGAGGCGCTGGAGGCCGGACCGCCCGCCTCTCCGCCCGGATACGGCGACGTGCCCGACCGGTCCCGTCCCGCGCTGCCGCCGCGGAGCGGCTGA
- a CDS encoding exodeoxyribonuclease III — MLTVTSVNVNGLRAAARKGFVEWLAGTSADVLCLQEVRAEAAQLPETVREPEGWHVVHAPAAAKGRAGVSLYTRREPERVRVGFGSAEFDGSGRYVEADLPGVTVASLYLPSGEAGTDRQDEKVRFMDEFLAYLKELREKAAADGREVVVCGDWNIAHEKADLRNWRGNTKNSGFLPEEREWLSRVLDPADGGYVDVVRALHPDVDGPYSWWSYRGRAFDNDTGWRIDYQMTTPGLADRAVKAYVERVATHAERWSDHAPVTVVYA; from the coding sequence GTGCTCACTGTGACCTCTGTCAACGTCAATGGACTCCGCGCCGCCGCAAGGAAGGGCTTCGTGGAGTGGCTCGCCGGGACCTCCGCCGATGTGCTGTGCCTCCAGGAGGTGCGGGCCGAGGCGGCGCAGCTGCCGGAGACGGTGCGGGAGCCCGAGGGCTGGCACGTCGTGCACGCGCCGGCCGCCGCCAAGGGGCGCGCGGGCGTCTCGCTGTACACCCGGCGCGAGCCCGAGCGGGTCCGGGTCGGGTTCGGCTCGGCGGAGTTCGACGGCAGCGGGCGGTACGTGGAGGCGGATCTGCCCGGTGTGACCGTCGCCTCCCTGTACCTGCCGTCCGGCGAGGCCGGCACGGACCGGCAGGACGAGAAGGTGCGCTTCATGGACGAGTTCCTGGCCTACCTCAAGGAGCTGCGGGAGAAGGCCGCCGCCGACGGCCGTGAGGTCGTGGTCTGCGGCGACTGGAACATCGCGCACGAGAAGGCCGACCTGAGGAACTGGCGCGGCAACACCAAGAACTCCGGCTTCCTGCCCGAGGAGCGGGAGTGGCTCTCCCGCGTCCTCGACCCGGCCGACGGCGGCTACGTCGACGTGGTGCGGGCCCTGCACCCGGACGTCGACGGGCCGTACTCGTGGTGGTCGTACAGAGGGCGGGCCTTCGACAACGACACCGGATGGCGCATCGACTACCAGATGACGACCCCGGGCCTCGCGGACCGCGCGGTGAAGGCGTACGTGGAGCGGGTGGCCACGCACGCCGAACGCTGGTCGGACCACGCGCCGGTGACGGTGGTGTACGCGTAG
- a CDS encoding SDR family oxidoreductase translates to MSRVSLEGKVAVVTGAARGVGELLARKLSARGVKVALVGLEPDALKDVSARLHSDSDHWYADVTDHEAMARVAGEVRERFGRVDIVVANAGVATGGPFTESDPDAWRRVIEVNLVGSAVTARAFLPLLTETRGYLLQIASLAAITPAPMMTAYCASKSGVEAYAHALRAEVGHQGVKVGVGYLSWTDTDMVRGADQDDVMRELRQRLPWPANKTYPLGPAVDRLVAGVERRAGHVYGQGWLRGMQSIRGCLPALIGTVGQREMKRFAGRLDGLRIGLVGAGGNADEQHRATVRD, encoded by the coding sequence ATGAGCAGGGTCAGTCTCGAAGGCAAGGTCGCCGTCGTCACCGGGGCGGCGCGCGGGGTCGGGGAACTGCTGGCCCGCAAACTCTCCGCGCGCGGTGTGAAGGTGGCGCTGGTCGGCCTGGAGCCGGACGCGCTGAAGGACGTCTCCGCCCGGCTGCACAGCGACAGCGACCACTGGTACGCGGACGTCACCGACCACGAGGCGATGGCGCGGGTCGCCGGGGAGGTGCGGGAGCGGTTCGGCCGGGTGGACATCGTGGTCGCCAACGCCGGTGTGGCGACGGGCGGTCCGTTCACCGAGTCCGACCCGGACGCCTGGCGGCGGGTGATCGAGGTCAACCTCGTCGGGTCCGCCGTCACCGCGCGGGCGTTCCTGCCGCTGCTCACCGAGACCCGCGGCTACCTGCTGCAGATCGCGTCCCTCGCCGCGATCACCCCGGCGCCGATGATGACGGCCTACTGCGCCTCCAAGTCCGGTGTGGAGGCGTACGCGCACGCGCTGCGCGCCGAAGTCGGGCACCAGGGCGTGAAGGTGGGCGTCGGCTACCTGTCGTGGACGGACACCGACATGGTGCGCGGCGCCGACCAGGACGACGTCATGCGGGAGTTGAGGCAGCGGCTGCCGTGGCCGGCCAACAAGACCTACCCGCTGGGGCCCGCCGTGGACCGGCTGGTCGCCGGTGTCGAGCGGCGTGCCGGACACGTCTACGGACAGGGCTGGCTGCGCGGCATGCAGAGCATCCGCGGCTGCCTGCCCGCCCTCATAGGCACCGTGGGGCAACGGGAGATGAAGCGGTTCGCGGGCCGGCTCGACGGTCTGCGCATCGGGCTGGTCGGAGCGGGCGGCAACGCCGACGAACAGCATCGCGCTACGGTCCGTGACTGA
- a CDS encoding NAD(P)/FAD-dependent oxidoreductase, with protein sequence MAEHEHVRVAVIGSGFGGLGAAVRLRREGITDFVVLERAGSVGGTWRDNSYPGCACDVPSHLYSFSFAPNPDWPRSFSGQEHIRAYLEHVTDVFGLRPHLRFHAEVKRMTWDAERLRWDIETTGGNWSADVVVSATGPLSEPRLPDVPGLDAFPGKVFHSARWDHDYDLRGKRVAVIGTGASAIQIVPSIQPQVGRLTLFQRTPAWVLPRMDRPIGAAERAVHRALPFTAKLRRGVLWGLRELQVQAFTKHPGELGFVEQLAKRNMARAIKDPALRAKLTPDYRIGCKRILLSSTYYPALAQPNVDVVASGLSEVRGSTLVAADGTEAEVDAIVFGTGFHVTDMPIAERVVGPGGRTLAESWAGGMQALRGASAAGFPNWMTIIGPNTGLGNSSMILMIESQLTYMADYLRQLDVLGGRVALDARPGAVRAWNHRVQERMKRTVWNTGGCTSWYLDASGRNTTIWPGTTAEFRRATRRVDLAEYTVLRAPAERPEAGTESAEVAA encoded by the coding sequence ATGGCCGAGCACGAGCATGTACGGGTCGCGGTGATCGGGTCGGGTTTCGGCGGACTCGGGGCCGCCGTACGGCTGCGCCGCGAGGGGATCACCGACTTCGTCGTCCTGGAACGGGCCGGCAGCGTCGGCGGCACCTGGCGCGACAACAGTTACCCCGGGTGCGCCTGCGACGTGCCGTCGCACCTGTACTCCTTCTCCTTCGCGCCCAACCCCGACTGGCCGCGCTCCTTCTCCGGCCAGGAGCACATCCGCGCCTACCTGGAGCACGTCACCGACGTCTTCGGGCTGCGCCCGCACCTCCGCTTCCACGCAGAGGTGAAGCGGATGACGTGGGACGCCGAGCGGCTGCGCTGGGACATCGAGACCACCGGCGGGAACTGGAGCGCGGACGTCGTCGTCTCCGCCACCGGGCCGCTGTCCGAGCCCAGGCTGCCGGACGTCCCCGGCCTCGACGCCTTCCCCGGCAAGGTGTTCCACTCCGCCCGCTGGGACCACGACTACGACCTGCGCGGCAAGCGCGTCGCCGTGATCGGCACCGGCGCCTCCGCGATCCAGATCGTCCCGTCGATCCAGCCGCAGGTGGGCCGGCTCACCCTGTTCCAGCGCACCCCCGCCTGGGTCCTGCCCCGCATGGACCGGCCCATCGGCGCCGCCGAGCGCGCCGTGCACCGGGCGCTGCCCTTCACCGCCAAACTGCGCCGCGGGGTGCTCTGGGGCCTCCGGGAGCTGCAGGTCCAGGCGTTCACCAAGCACCCGGGCGAGCTCGGCTTCGTCGAGCAGCTCGCCAAGCGGAACATGGCGCGGGCCATCAAGGACCCGGCGCTGCGCGCCAAGCTCACCCCGGACTACCGCATCGGCTGCAAGCGGATCCTGCTGTCCAGCACGTACTACCCGGCGCTCGCGCAGCCCAACGTGGACGTCGTCGCGAGCGGGCTGAGCGAGGTGCGCGGCTCCACCCTGGTGGCCGCCGACGGCACCGAGGCCGAGGTCGACGCGATCGTGTTCGGCACCGGCTTCCACGTCACCGACATGCCGATCGCCGAGCGGGTCGTCGGTCCCGGGGGCAGGACCCTCGCCGAGTCCTGGGCGGGCGGCATGCAGGCGCTGCGCGGCGCCTCCGCGGCCGGTTTCCCCAACTGGATGACGATCATCGGCCCCAACACCGGCCTCGGGAACTCCTCGATGATCCTGATGATCGAGTCCCAGCTGACCTACATGGCCGACTACCTGCGTCAGCTCGACGTCCTCGGGGGCCGGGTCGCCCTCGACGCCCGCCCCGGCGCGGTGCGCGCCTGGAACCACCGGGTGCAGGAGCGGATGAAGCGCACGGTGTGGAACACCGGCGGCTGCACCAGCTGGTACCTCGACGCCAGCGGCCGCAACACCACCATCTGGCCCGGCACCACCGCCGAGTTCCGGCGTGCCACCCGCCGCGTCGACCTCGCCGAGTACACCGTGCTGCGCGCCCCCGCCGAACGGCCGGAGGCCGGCACGGAGAGCGCGGAGGTGGCCGCATGA
- a CDS encoding GNAT family N-acetyltransferase produces the protein MEIRPVPYDHPDAVKLDAEVQAEYAVRYGDGGDETPMDPADFRPPNGTYLIAYDELGVPVASGGWRVQDANGEGNRDGDAELKRMYVVEQMRGRGLARRILAALEEDARAAGRVRMVLETGTKQPEAIALYTSSGYEPCEKFGYYRFHESSRCYAKKLR, from the coding sequence ATGGAAATCCGCCCGGTCCCCTACGACCACCCCGACGCTGTGAAACTGGACGCAGAGGTCCAGGCCGAGTACGCCGTCCGCTACGGCGACGGCGGCGACGAAACCCCCATGGACCCCGCGGACTTCCGGCCCCCCAACGGCACCTACCTGATCGCCTACGACGAACTCGGCGTCCCGGTCGCCTCCGGCGGCTGGCGCGTCCAGGACGCCAACGGCGAGGGCAACCGCGACGGCGACGCGGAGCTGAAGCGCATGTACGTCGTCGAGCAGATGCGCGGCCGCGGCCTCGCCCGCCGCATCCTCGCCGCCCTGGAGGAGGACGCCCGCGCGGCCGGCCGCGTCCGCATGGTCCTGGAGACCGGCACCAAGCAGCCGGAGGCCATCGCCCTCTACACCTCCAGCGGCTACGAGCCCTGCGAGAAGTTCGGCTACTACCGCTTCCACGAGTCCAGCCGCTGCTACGCCAAGAAGCTGCGGTAA
- a CDS encoding MerR family transcriptional regulator, with the protein MEELARLAGITVRTLRFYRERKLIPPPRREGRIAWYDDHHLARLRTITALLERGHTLNGIAELAEAFDNGRDVGDLLGVEVPTEETPVRLTPEELADHFAGEVTPENLAAALDLGYLGVDGEEIVHISRRLLEVSSALVREGIPLGEVLRAGAEVRTHADALADLFAGLILRHAPEEALHRLRPLARSVVDAELSLALDRRLRTRD; encoded by the coding sequence ATGGAGGAGCTGGCGCGGCTCGCCGGCATCACCGTGCGCACGCTCCGCTTCTACCGCGAGCGGAAACTGATCCCGCCACCGCGCCGCGAGGGCCGCATCGCCTGGTACGACGACCACCACCTGGCCCGGCTGCGCACCATCACCGCGCTGCTGGAGCGCGGCCACACGCTGAACGGCATAGCGGAGCTGGCCGAGGCCTTCGACAACGGGCGCGACGTCGGCGACCTGCTCGGCGTGGAGGTCCCCACCGAGGAGACCCCGGTCCGCCTGACCCCCGAGGAGCTGGCCGACCACTTCGCGGGCGAGGTCACCCCCGAGAACCTGGCCGCCGCCCTGGACCTCGGCTACCTCGGCGTCGACGGCGAGGAGATCGTCCACATCAGCCGCCGCCTGCTGGAGGTGTCGTCCGCGCTGGTCCGCGAGGGCATCCCGCTCGGCGAGGTGCTCCGCGCCGGCGCGGAGGTCCGCACCCACGCCGACGCGCTGGCCGACCTCTTCGCCGGCCTGATCCTCCGCCACGCCCCGGAGGAGGCCCTCCACCGCCTGCGCCCGCTGGCCCGCAGCGTGGTGGACGCGGAGCTGTCGCTGGCGCTGGACCGGAGGCTGCGCACACGGGACTGA
- a CDS encoding GntR family transcriptional regulator codes for MSDTADSKPTLDPMSARPLYVQLADVIAKKIESGELAPDRPIPSENHLADEYGVARLTARRAAQELRERGLIVTVRGKGSFVVEQPLTDAPENADGTAG; via the coding sequence ATGAGCGATACAGCGGACTCTAAGCCGACTCTGGACCCGATGAGCGCCCGACCGCTCTATGTTCAACTGGCTGACGTGATCGCCAAGAAGATCGAGTCAGGTGAGTTGGCGCCGGACAGGCCGATCCCTTCGGAGAATCACCTCGCCGATGAGTACGGGGTAGCACGACTCACCGCACGGCGAGCAGCGCAGGAGCTCCGTGAGCGCGGACTCATCGTGACCGTACGGGGCAAGGGATCCTTCGTCGTGGAGCAACCACTGACCGACGCCCCGGAGAACGCGGACGGGACCGCCGGCTGA